The following proteins come from a genomic window of Pseudomonas hygromyciniae:
- a CDS encoding coproporphyrinogen-III oxidase family protein, with amino-acid sequence MKLVNNGLIKFDYQFPLYNFFFPSQSMNVFRPSETQLSNLLNGANAQAKSRALYFHIPFCEAICSFCPFTRGLYKNAEDIDRYTKALIKEIEYKSRLMDFKAVPVRAIFFGGGTPSLLSPQNINDIGEALHRFFDMSTVEEFSFEFNITSVTRERNVALADIGVTHARFGLQTIDPTWRKLFNLNEDIAEIERAADLLVPTFEHVLCDIMYGMNGSNEAQTLADIDKAVELGLSNIDIYPINNVVTSVKLHKQIKERTAEVFPAMRKLNMKLMIDEHMRQKGYLPYNGHGYVRRTSAQPTLITPDYSFIYHEHVYGYADHDLLGFGVGAISSVAENVITNTSLREQYIAKMSAGDYVCQVSQHAPVLDLVKPVVLRLPYHGEIDKSKVAMSRLPQGLLARLQELVEADLITETPTSFELTKLGWLWYSNIMFYLIPESEQNILKKNSV; translated from the coding sequence ATGAAACTTGTCAATAATGGATTGATTAAATTCGATTATCAGTTTCCACTGTACAATTTCTTTTTTCCTTCGCAGTCCATGAACGTCTTTCGCCCGAGCGAAACGCAGTTGTCCAACTTGCTGAATGGAGCCAATGCCCAAGCGAAGTCGCGCGCATTATATTTTCATATTCCATTTTGCGAGGCTATCTGCTCTTTTTGTCCGTTTACTCGGGGGTTGTACAAAAATGCAGAGGATATTGATCGTTATACCAAGGCATTGATAAAGGAAATCGAATATAAATCACGGCTGATGGACTTTAAAGCAGTTCCGGTCAGGGCGATATTCTTCGGAGGCGGTACGCCTTCGCTACTCTCACCACAGAATATCAATGATATCGGTGAGGCCTTGCATCGATTTTTCGACATGTCGACGGTTGAGGAATTTTCTTTCGAGTTCAACATCACCAGTGTTACGCGTGAACGCAATGTTGCATTGGCTGACATTGGCGTTACGCATGCGCGCTTTGGTTTACAGACGATTGATCCTACTTGGCGAAAACTGTTCAATCTCAATGAGGATATTGCTGAAATCGAGCGCGCGGCCGATCTGTTGGTGCCCACGTTCGAGCACGTCCTGTGCGACATCATGTACGGTATGAACGGAAGCAATGAGGCTCAGACGCTGGCAGATATCGACAAAGCCGTTGAGTTGGGTCTTAGCAACATAGACATTTATCCGATCAACAACGTCGTCACTTCAGTAAAACTCCACAAGCAAATCAAAGAACGTACTGCTGAAGTTTTCCCGGCAATGCGTAAATTGAACATGAAACTGATGATTGATGAGCACATGCGACAGAAGGGCTACCTGCCTTACAACGGGCATGGCTATGTGCGGCGAACCAGTGCGCAACCGACGTTGATTACCCCAGATTACTCATTTATCTACCATGAGCACGTTTACGGCTATGCCGACCACGACCTGCTGGGTTTTGGCGTCGGCGCGATCTCCTCGGTAGCGGAAAACGTGATCACCAACACCTCGTTGCGCGAACAATATATCGCCAAAATGAGCGCTGGTGATTATGTCTGTCAGGTCAGCCAGCATGCCCCGGTGTTGGATCTGGTCAAGCCGGTTGTACTGCGTCTTCCCTATCACGGAGAAATCGACAAATCCAAGGTGGCGATGAGCCGGCTACCTCAAGGACTCCTGGCGCGTCTGCAGGAACTAGTGGAAGCGGACCTTATCACTGAAACCCCGACAAGCTTTGAACTGACCAAACTGGGCTGGTTGTGGTACAGCAACATTATGTTTTACTTAATTCCAGAAAGTGAACAAAATATCTTGAAAAAAAATAGTGTTTGA
- the speD gene encoding adenosylmethionine decarboxylase: MDDFGYHTIWDITGADARLLKDAPALHDFFLSTLQRSRFTVLDHLTHKFNAGGEGVTGLYLLSESHLSYHTYPESHYISIDVYTCGSNNLSINEGIRGFFGGDVKVKSRTLLRGSNVVVTTEVENETCQ; the protein is encoded by the coding sequence ATGGACGACTTTGGTTATCATACGATTTGGGATATCACAGGTGCAGATGCGCGCTTGTTGAAAGATGCGCCGGCACTGCATGATTTCTTCCTCAGTACTTTGCAGCGTTCACGTTTTACTGTACTAGATCATTTGACCCACAAATTCAATGCCGGCGGCGAGGGGGTGACAGGTCTCTATCTACTTTCCGAATCTCACCTTTCCTATCACACCTATCCAGAAAGTCATTACATTAGCATCGACGTCTATACGTGCGGCTCGAATAACCTGTCAATCAATGAAGGAATCCGCGGTTTTTTTGGTGGTGATGTAAAAGTCAAAAGCCGTACGTTGCTTCGTGGCAGCAATGTGGTTGTTACTACAGAGGTGGAAAATGAAACTTGTCAATAA
- a CDS encoding MFS transporter, which yields MRALTLNHGTQRLSIAFFFSKCGEFAFETAFAVAVVTLTDADILLMGLVYFFRYLPSALFSPIGGWLADNVEKKSTLVVVELMKCALAVAMFVMFEYSQPTVAMVIVASMLMTALDCLYTPTFRAYFPDIVHNDDLPSVNSAIQVIEDISSIIGPLIFSLIAIVLAPSYAFAFFAVSLLVSATCMLMLLSSARTTQESFNILAIFKEATRSVGSLRKFNKPLFTVICCTTLCAMFATSVIRFILPAAVIEHFQSEAAVGYIYSLLALGTVMGGMLYVKFNATTTARSVIVYWLLYGVLFLSTAIALQFNTYLFFLLLLCVGFIGAFVDIAIITNIQCLSNPQEVGKNFSLYYFTAVIGDAMSGLIACLMFLIVGPATFIGMTFMLCVAPLGWSLRRDDADKDRL from the coding sequence ATGCGCGCACTTACACTCAATCATGGAACCCAACGGCTCTCGATCGCTTTTTTTTTCTCGAAATGCGGTGAGTTTGCTTTCGAGACGGCGTTTGCTGTAGCCGTTGTAACGTTGACCGATGCCGATATTCTACTGATGGGCTTGGTCTACTTTTTTCGTTACTTACCCAGTGCATTGTTTTCTCCCATAGGCGGCTGGCTGGCGGATAACGTTGAAAAAAAGTCTACGCTGGTAGTTGTTGAATTAATGAAGTGCGCCTTGGCAGTTGCGATGTTCGTGATGTTCGAGTACTCGCAACCGACGGTGGCGATGGTCATCGTTGCCTCCATGCTCATGACGGCACTTGACTGTTTGTACACACCGACATTTCGTGCTTACTTTCCCGATATTGTGCATAACGATGACTTGCCTTCTGTCAATAGTGCAATACAGGTCATTGAAGATATCTCTTCGATCATTGGTCCGCTTATATTTTCTCTTATTGCAATTGTTCTTGCGCCAAGCTATGCGTTTGCATTTTTCGCGGTAAGTTTGTTGGTGTCGGCCACTTGTATGTTGATGTTGCTGTCGTCTGCAAGAACTACACAAGAGTCTTTCAATATACTGGCTATTTTCAAAGAAGCGACACGCAGCGTTGGCAGTCTGCGAAAATTCAACAAGCCACTCTTTACGGTCATCTGTTGCACTACGTTGTGTGCGATGTTTGCCACTTCAGTAATACGTTTTATATTGCCGGCTGCCGTTATCGAGCATTTTCAGTCGGAAGCGGCTGTTGGTTACATTTATTCCCTGCTTGCCCTGGGTACGGTGATGGGCGGTATGTTGTATGTGAAGTTCAATGCGACGACCACGGCGCGTTCAGTCATTGTCTATTGGTTGTTGTATGGCGTGCTTTTTTTGTCCACGGCTATCGCCTTGCAATTCAATACGTATTTGTTTTTTTTGCTGTTGCTGTGCGTGGGGTTTATCGGTGCGTTCGTCGATATTGCAATTATTACCAATATTCAATGTCTGTCGAATCCACAGGAAGTGGGTAAGAACTTTTCGTTGTATTACTTTACGGCAGTCATTGGCGATGCTATGTCAGGGCTTATCGCGTGCCTTATGTTTCTCATCGTGGGGCCGGCTACTTTTATTGGCATGACGTTCATGCTGTGTGTTGCACCCTTGGGTTGGAGCCTGAGAAGAGATGATGCAGATAAGGATCGTTTGTAG
- a CDS encoding tRNA-uridine aminocarboxypropyltransferase produces the protein MSRPQCPRCLRPTTHCLCALIPNLDSRTRVLLLQHPSEVNHALNTARLAALGLVNAQLVVGEVFEDLQNLLNPPGYQARLLFPAEDAQPLQAYSPSDEPLLLVVPDGTWRKARKLLHLNPLLAALPRVTLAAGAVSRYRLRKAPGPGALSTVEAIVQALQVLEAPQSFEPLLRPFEALIEGQIAAMGEHIYRRNHGDTSSV, from the coding sequence ATGTCCAGACCCCAATGCCCCCGCTGCCTGCGGCCGACCACCCACTGCCTGTGCGCGCTGATTCCGAACCTGGACAGCCGCACCCGAGTGTTGCTGTTGCAACATCCCAGCGAGGTCAACCATGCACTCAACACCGCGCGTCTGGCCGCGTTGGGCCTGGTGAATGCGCAACTGGTGGTGGGTGAAGTATTCGAGGACTTGCAGAACTTGCTCAATCCGCCTGGGTACCAGGCGCGGCTGTTGTTTCCCGCCGAGGATGCGCAGCCGCTGCAGGCCTACAGCCCATCCGACGAACCGTTGCTGCTGGTGGTGCCCGACGGCACCTGGCGCAAGGCGCGCAAGTTGCTGCACCTCAACCCGCTGCTGGCGGCGTTGCCACGGGTGACGCTGGCTGCGGGCGCGGTGTCCCGTTATCGGTTGCGCAAGGCACCGGGGCCGGGGGCGTTGTCGACGGTGGAGGCGATTGTGCAGGCGCTGCAGGTGCTGGAGGCGCCGCAGTCATTCGAGCCGTTGTTGCGGCCGTTTGAGGCGTTGATCGAGGGGCAGATTGCGGCGATGGGCGAACATATCTACCGCAGGAATCACGGGGATACGAGTTCTGTCTAA